One region of Malania oleifera isolate guangnan ecotype guangnan chromosome 6, ASM2987363v1, whole genome shotgun sequence genomic DNA includes:
- the LOC131158207 gene encoding periodic tryptophan protein 2 produces MNFRFQNLLGAPYRGGNAVVTSNTLLISPVGNRISVTDLFSSQTFTLPCQSSSNISRIAVSTDGVFLLVVDDNSRALFVNLRRRVVLHRITFKFPVHAVKFSPDGALIAVATGKLVQIWRSPGFKREFFPFELIRTFADFDATATALEWSPDSNYLLVGSKDLTARLFCVKKSSGVYNRPFLFFGHRDSVVGCFFGTDKKTNRISRVYTVARDCFIFSWGYSGNDIDGKSGELAEENSEPPSPGTPEQRTDEDGEQNLAMSIDDNVKKRKNMDGKEGLDECEDYLHKGKWELLRKDNFMQAPAKLTACDYHQGLDLVVVGFSNGVFGLYQMPDFVCIQLLSVSREKITTAVFNELGNWLTFGCAKLGQLLVWEWRSESYILKQQGHYFDVNCLAYSPDSQMLATGADDNKIKVWTVSSGFCFVTFSEHTNAVTALHFMANNHCLLSASLDGTVRAWDLFRYRNFRTFTTPSSRQFVSLASDQSGEVICAGTLDSFEIFVWSMKTGRLLDILSGHEGPVHGLMFSPINAALASSSWDRTVRLWDVFEGKGAVETFPHTHDVLTVVYRPDGKQLACSTLDGQIHFWDPIDGLLMYTIEGRRDIAGGRLMTDRRSAANSSLGKYFTSLCYSADGSYILAGGSSKYICMYDVADQVLLRRFQVTQNLSLDGVLDFLNSKNMTEAGPLDLIDDDNSDTEEGVDKQIRRRLGYDLPGSLPNNGRPVIRTKCLRIAPTGRSWAAATTEGVLVYSIDESFIFDPTDLDIDVTPEAVDAALIEDQPSRALILSLRLNEDSLIKKCIFAVSPVDIPVIASSVPFRYLQRLIEAFADLLESCPHLEFILRWCQELCKVHGLSIQQNSRSLLPALKSLQKAITRLHQDLADTCSANEYLLRYLCSAGTKK; encoded by the exons ATGAACTTCAGGTTCCAAAACCTCTTGGGGGCACCGTACCGAGGCGGCAACGCCGTCGTCACCTCCAATACCCTCCTCATCTCCCCCGTCGGCAACCGTATCTCCGTCACTGATCTCTTTTCCTCCCAAACCTTCACCCTTCCCTGCCAGTCATCCTCCAACATTTCCCGCATCGCCGTCTCCACCGACGGCGTCTTCCTCCTCGTAGTCGACGATAACTCTCGCGCCCTCTTCGTCAACCTACGCCGCCGCGTGGTTCTCCACCGCATCACCTTCAAGTTCCCTGTGCACGCCGTCAAATTCAGCCCTGATGGCGCTCTCATCGCCGTCGCCACTGGTAAATTGGTCCAAATTTGGCGATCTCCAGGATTCAAAAGGGAGTTTTTCCCGTTTGAGTTGATTAGAACTTTTGCTGACTTTGATGCAACGGCCACGGCATTAGAGTGGAGTCCCGACTCCAATTATCTGCTTGTTGGCTCGAAAGATTTGACTGCAAGGTTATTTTGCGTGAAGAAATCGAGTGGGGTTTACAATAGGCCCTTCTTGTTTTTTGGTCATAGGGATTCCGTTGTGGGTTGTTTTTTTGGCACCGACAAGAAGACGAACAGGATCAGTAGGGTTTATACGGTTGCGCGAGATTGCTTTATCTTTAGCTGGGGATATAGTGGGAATGACATTGATGGTAAATCTGGTGAATTGGCTGAGGAAAATTCGGAGCCACCTTCTCCAGGTACACCAGAGCAGAGAACAGATGAGGATGGTGAACAAAATTTGGCGATGAGTATCGATGATAACGTGAAAAAGAGGAAGAATATGGATGGAAAAGAAGGGTTGGATGAATGTGAGGATTATTTGCATAAGGGAAAGTGGGAATTGTTAAGGAAGGACAATTTTATGCAGGCCCCGGCTAAGTTGACTGCATGCGATTATCATCAGGGGCTTGATCTGGTGGTTGTCGGGTTCTCCAATGGTGTATTTGGATTGTATCAGATGCCTGATTTTGTGTGCATTCAGTTGTTGTCAGTATCAAGAGAGAAGATAACAACTGCAGTTTTTAATGAGCTTGGGAATTGGTTAACGTTTGGGTGTGCAAAACTTGGGCAACTCCTTGTGTGGGAGTGGCGTTCAGAGAGTTATATACTGAAACAGCAGGGTCATTACTTTGATGTGAACTGTCTTGCGTATTCACCTGATTCACAAATGTTGGCTACTGGGGCAGATGATAACAAAATTAAG GTTTGGACTGTTTCATCAGGATTTTGCTTTGTCACATTTTCGGAGCACACTAATGCTGTCACTGCACTCCATTTTATGGCCAATAACCATTGTCTACTTAGTGCGTCACTGGATGGAACTGTTCGTGCATGGGACTTATTCCGTTATCGTAATTTTAGGACATTTACCACCCCTTCTTCAAGGCAATTTGTTTCTTTGGCATCAGATCAGAGTGGAGAAGTCATCTGTGCTGGAACTCTAGATTCATTTGAG ATTTTTGTTTGGTCAATGAAGACGGGCCGCTTGTTGGACATTCTTAGTGGTCATGAAGGACCAGTTCATGGGTTGATGTTTTCTCCCATAAAC GCAGCTTTAGCATCATCATCATGGGACAGAACTGTTCGCTTATGGGATGTTTTTGAAGGAAAGGGTGCTGTTGAAACGTTTCCCCACACGCATGATGTTCTTACAGTGGTATATCGTCCAGATGGGAAGCAATTAGCTTGCAGCACATTAGATGGACAGATCCATTTCTGGGATCCAATTGATGGATTGTTAATGTACACAATTGAAGGCCGTAGGGACATTGCTGGAGGGCGTCTCATGACTGATCGTAGATCAGCAGCAAACTCAAGTTTAGGAAAGTACTTCACATCTTTGTGCTACTCTGCTGATGGAAGTTACATATTAGCTGGGGGAAGCAGCAAATACATTTGTATGTATGATGTGGCTGATCAG GTTTTGCTCCGTAGATTTCAAGTAACCCAAAATCTCTCCTTGGATGGAGTTCTTGATTTCCTGAACTCAAAAAATATGACAGAAGCTGGCCCCCTTGATTTAATAGATGATGATAATAGTGACACAGAGGAAGGTGTTGATAAACAAATCCGCCGGAGATTAGGATATGATTTACCAGGATCCTTGCCTAACAATGGAAGGCCTGTTATTCGAACAAAATGCTTGAGAATTGCACCAACTGGCCGGAGTTGGGCAGCAGCTACAACAGAGGGAGTTTTAGTTTATTCAATAGATGAATCTTTCATCTTTGATCCCACTGATCTTGACATAGATGTTACACCAGAG GCAGTGGATGCGGCACTCATTGAAGATCAACCCAGCAGGGCACTAATCCTTAGCCTCCGTTTAAATGAAGATTCTCTAATTAAGAAATGTATTTTTGCTGTTAGTCCCGTAGATATACCTGTGATTGCTTCTTCAGTCCCCTTCAGATATTTGCAGAGGTTGATCGAGGCTTTTGCAGATCTTTTAGAAAGTTGCCCCCACTTGGAATTCATTCTGAGATGGTGTCAG GAGCTTTGCAAAGTTCATGGTCTCTCTATTCAGCAAAATTCCAGAAGCCTGCTTCCTGCCCTGAAATCCTTGCAGAAGGCAATTACCAGATTGCATCAGGATCTGGCAGATACTTGTTCTGCCAATGAATATTTGCTCCGATATCTATGCTCTGCAGGAACAAAGAAGTAG